The following are from one region of the Arachis duranensis cultivar V14167 chromosome 10, aradu.V14167.gnm2.J7QH, whole genome shotgun sequence genome:
- the LOC107469131 gene encoding eukaryotic translation initiation factor 4B2: MSTRRSNIGAWAADAERAEEEEQEAAAAAAIAGGSGDAGSFDFPSLKEAVSTKPKKKKMSLMEFNNSAGSGGGGGGFAREQRGLTPDEMLRLPTGPKERSAEEMQYGRGFSNYGGGRSVPPPGRGLDRNDGDGSWGGGRRSYGDFDEERRGGPRSRVSDFDQPSRADEVDNWASLKKPVPAFDSGRQNRYGSLGGGGGSSGGNGDGGVGGSRADEVDNWTAGKKSLPVRSSTFGSGFRDSGPEPDRWTRGKRDTRDLRDSDRERPILVLDPPQGNGSVNEMEAVVKTNKPNPFGAARPREEVLAEKGLDWKKLDSEIESKRPVSAHSSRPSSAQSSCSEGPAGLQVKPKVNPFGDAKPREVLLEEKGMDWKKIDLELDHRRFDRSVMLFCLFVHVFDSDIVLLPFERYEFMMHCCDNT; the protein is encoded by the coding sequence ATGTCAACAAGAAGGAGTAACATAGGCGCGTGGGCCGCCGATGCTGAGCGAGCAGAGGAGGAGGAGCAGGAGGCTGCGGCCGCCGCGGCCATTGCCGGAGGTAGTGGAGACGCCGGATCGTTTGACTTCCCGAGCCTGAAGGAGGCCGTGAGCACCAAgcccaagaagaagaagatgtcgCTCATGGAGTTCAACAACTCCGCCGGCAGCGGTGGTGGTGGCGGGGGATTCGCGAGGGAGCAGAGGGGCTTAACGCCAGACGAGATGCTCCGCCTCCCGACAGGGCCTAAGGAACGCTCCGCCGAGGAAATGCAGTACGGCCGCGGGTTTTCTAACTACGGAGGCGGCCGCTCTGTCCCGCCGCCTGGCCGAGGTCTGGACCGTAACGACGGCGACGGTTCCTGGGGCGGAGGGAGGAGATCCTATGGCGATTTCGATGAAGAGCGCAGGGGCGGTCCTCGTTCTAGGGTTTCGGATTTCGATCAACCTTCGAGAGCGGACGAGGTGGACAATTGGGCTTCGTTGAAGAAACCAGTTCCGGCATTCGATTCCGGTCGACAAAACCGGTACGGCTCTCTCGGCGGTGGCGGTGGCAGTAGTGGTGGCAATGGAGATGGCGGTGTTGGTGGTTCTAGGGCGGATGAGGTGGATAATTGGACGGCTGGTAAGAAGTCTCTTCCTGTTAGATCTTCCACGTTTGGTTCTGGTTTCCGCGATTCAGGTCCAGAGCCTGATCGCTGGACACGTGGCAAGCGTGACACACGTGACTTACGTGACAGCGATCGGGAGCGGCCGATATTGGTGCTGGACCCGCCGCAAGGCAACGGTTCCGTGAACGAAATGGAGGCAGTGGTGAAGACGAACAAGCCGAACCCTTTTGGCGCAGCGAGGCCAAGGGAGGAGGTTTTGGCGGAAAAGGGATTGGATTGGAAGAAGCTCGATTCGGAGATTGAATCGAAGAGGCCTGTAAGTGCACACTCCAGCAGGCCCTCCAGCGCGCAATCGAGTTGCTCCGAGGGGCCTGCCGGATTGCAGGTGAAGCCGAAGGTGAATCCCTTTGGGGATGCCAAGCCTAGGGAGGTTTTGCTGGAGGAGAAGGGAATGGATTGGAAGAAGATTGATCTTGAATTGGATCATCGCCGTTTTGATAGGTCTGTCAtgctgttttgtttgtttgtgcaTGTTTTTGATAGTGATATTGTTTTGTTACCATTTGAGCGTTATGAATTTATGATGCATTGTTGCGATAACACTTGA
- the LOC107469132 gene encoding eukaryotic translation initiation factor 4B1 → MLLQKERELEILTRDLDNKIRFGQKAIEGPGSAIGRTTGFPDRPPSQSGSFEDSRSVDSADRPRSRGTGDMWARSNEGRGPLRSNEDRRPLRSNEDRRPFQGSRDRGWFQNSRDLDRSRSKERW, encoded by the exons ATGTTACTCCAGAAAGAAAGGGAGCTGGAAATTCTTACCCGTGATTTAGATAACAAAATTCGATTTGGGCAAAAAGCCATTGAAGGTCCAGGCTCGGCAATAGGAAGGACTACTGGTTTTCCTGATAGACCGCCTTCTCAATCTGGCTCGTTTGAGGATTCTAGAAGTGTTGATTCTGCAGACAGACCTCGATCCCGTGGCACAGGAGATATGTGGGCACGTTCTAATGAGGGCAGAGGACCGTTACGTTCTAACGAGGACAGAAGACCATTACGTTCTAATGAGGACAGAAGACCATTTCAAGGTAGCAGGGACAGAGGATGGTTTCAGAATAGCAGAGACTTAGATAG GTCCAGGTCAAAAGAGAGGTGGTGA